From one Chryseobacterium sp. 3008163 genomic stretch:
- a CDS encoding DUF4843 domain-containing protein, which produces MKKISFLIFASLIFLLNSCKDEAEVYDGQPYLHFNKGVSGEFSVIQGTGSNTINIDFGTIDALSSTSQVKLVVDPTVSTAVEGTDFQIVNQNTTVEAGQIGGKFQVKLLESGATVAPKVIVFKLQSSSIPNATFDQTYILRYTKLCPFNIAPFSGTYKVVTDTWADYAADDLISVQPGPGPNQFKILANNNAYISNFSTAYMLVTVQTNGSVTVASNEAFNYGGSTGLLSVSGSGNVNFCTGAIDISNLNFSGASGTSNGNKFVLVKN; this is translated from the coding sequence ATGAAAAAAATCTCGTTTTTAATATTTGCCTCTCTTATTTTCTTATTAAATAGTTGTAAAGATGAGGCGGAAGTATATGATGGTCAACCTTATTTACATTTCAATAAAGGAGTAAGTGGAGAATTTTCGGTAATACAGGGTACAGGTTCCAATACTATAAATATTGATTTTGGAACAATTGATGCCTTATCTAGCACTTCGCAAGTTAAATTGGTAGTTGACCCCACTGTTTCAACTGCTGTTGAGGGCACCGATTTTCAAATCGTTAATCAAAACACTACAGTTGAAGCTGGTCAAATTGGCGGGAAATTTCAGGTTAAGCTTTTAGAAAGCGGGGCTACTGTTGCGCCGAAGGTTATAGTGTTTAAGTTGCAGTCTTCATCAATTCCTAATGCTACGTTTGATCAAACATATATTTTGAGGTACACTAAATTATGTCCTTTTAATATAGCACCATTTTCTGGAACTTATAAAGTTGTGACTGATACATGGGCGGATTACGCGGCTGATGATCTTATCTCTGTACAACCAGGACCAGGACCTAATCAATTCAAAATATTAGCAAATAATAATGCTTATATTTCTAATTTTAGTACTGCTTATATGTTGGTAACTGTTCAAACAAATGGTAGTGTTACAGTAGCTTCCAATGAAGCTTTTAACTATGGAGGATCAACAGGTCTGCTTTCGGTTTCTGGTAGTGGAAATGTTAACTTTTGTACAGGCGCTATAGATATTTCAAATCTTAATTTTTCAGGTGCCTCTGGAACATCTAATGGTAATAAATTTGTCTTAGTTAAAAATTAA
- a CDS encoding RagB/SusD family nutrient uptake outer membrane protein yields the protein MKKIFYILSVFLVMTSCKDALDIVQDFEINDPAVAFKTADDMKLFLNGNIYPAVDPSNEIFFTSNFTDEVGFGPAGVSTSDIQTHRWVLNSTSGDASGIWVSNYNIINKVNILLDRSKLINYNSLNATNKATYTAVLVHARALRAYAYITLEAYFSTNMKDPNALGVALSTEPADIFNTKLPRVKNSEIFGLIESDLQYALTNFTTTSVAASGTLAQHYLEKRAINAIAARYYNYKGDDANAKLNANAAIVGFSLTPVGSYASMWTDATRGEIIWSLYRPNSAVGSWSNIAGLWTTNSTDINGSVNFDMSRKLYSLLNQLPSNTGAIADVRNKPVFIDPSTTLDGGYPNGPNPREEDVIVINKYPGKNAPLASATMQLRNDIKMFRLSEMKLILAEIAIHESNLTLAASLVKEIRLARNLEGIAQNITYTTPQQGYADILLERRRELCFEGHRYVDLKRMGVAAGVGIDRDKYDDDNQGLPLTLPASDFRFTLPIPLDEINSNPNIQQNPGYN from the coding sequence ATGAAAAAGATATTTTATATATTATCAGTTTTTTTAGTGATGACATCTTGTAAAGATGCACTAGATATAGTTCAGGATTTTGAAATTAATGATCCAGCTGTTGCTTTTAAAACAGCGGATGATATGAAATTGTTTCTTAATGGTAACATTTATCCTGCTGTCGATCCATCGAATGAAATTTTCTTTACATCTAACTTTACAGATGAAGTAGGTTTTGGTCCGGCTGGAGTTAGTACTTCAGATATTCAAACTCACAGATGGGTGTTGAACTCAACTTCTGGTGATGCATCAGGTATATGGGTAAGCAATTATAATATAATTAATAAGGTTAATATTCTTTTAGATAGAAGTAAGTTAATTAATTATAATAGTCTTAATGCTACAAATAAAGCAACTTATACTGCTGTATTAGTTCATGCGAGAGCTTTAAGAGCGTATGCTTATATTACTTTGGAAGCATATTTTTCAACAAATATGAAGGATCCTAATGCATTGGGTGTAGCGCTTAGTACAGAGCCAGCGGATATCTTCAATACTAAATTGCCAAGAGTAAAAAACTCCGAAATTTTTGGTTTGATCGAATCTGATTTGCAGTATGCATTGACTAATTTTACTACTACAAGTGTAGCTGCTTCAGGTACTTTAGCACAGCATTATCTAGAGAAAAGGGCTATTAACGCTATTGCTGCAAGATATTATAATTATAAAGGTGATGATGCAAATGCAAAACTTAATGCAAATGCTGCTATAGTTGGTTTTAGTTTAACTCCTGTTGGAAGTTACGCAAGTATGTGGACTGATGCTACAAGAGGGGAAATAATATGGTCTTTGTACAGACCTAACAGTGCTGTTGGTTCATGGTCAAACATAGCCGGTCTATGGACAACCAATTCTACTGATATTAATGGTTCCGTAAATTTTGATATGAGCAGAAAATTATATTCTCTTCTAAATCAACTTCCTAGTAATACTGGTGCAATTGCTGATGTAAGAAATAAACCAGTATTTATTGATCCGTCAACTACACTAGATGGGGGATATCCTAATGGTCCAAATCCAAGAGAAGAAGATGTTATCGTAATTAATAAATATCCAGGTAAAAATGCTCCTTTAGCAAGTGCAACTATGCAATTGAGAAACGATATCAAAATGTTCAGATTATCTGAGATGAAGCTTATTTTAGCAGAAATTGCTATTCATGAATCAAATCTTACTTTAGCAGCTAGTCTTGTAAAAGAAATTAGATTGGCCAGAAATTTGGAAGGTATTGCACAAAATATTACATATACAACTCCTCAACAAGGTTATGCAGACATTCTTTTGGAAAGAAGAAGAGAACTTTGCTTTGAAGGCCACCGTTATGTAGATTTAAAGAGAATGGGTGTAGCAGCTGGTGTTGGTATAGACAGAGATAAGTATGATGATGATAATCAGGGTCTTCCTCTTACATTGCCTGCTAGTGATTTTAGATTTACCCTTCCTATTCCATTGGATGAGATCAATTCAAATCCTAATATTCAACAAAACCCAGGTTATAATTAA
- a CDS encoding SusC/RagA family TonB-linked outer membrane protein, with protein MNVKLRVLTAGVLFFTGQLAFAQKKDTLEKEVKIEEVVVLGYSKTITKKNSTVASNTVSDVFLENRPNANVLTALQGSAPGVVMNGGSGSPGSAKFSLLIRGTSSINGNTDALIVIDDIPSNASEYRNLNPNDIESMTVLKDAAATAIYGNRGANGVVVIRTKRGKFNTALKVSYTGMTGLSLRPLDKYNLANTNEYLDIMKAYGLTPSTTTTPNSYDIALKGQAAGVDTDWKKVFFKPEMFQSHDIAVSAGGGNVSSYTSFGYMEQGGAVPTTDFKRFTARSNIQARSKDEKLTVNSQIGLAFSRRNELFEETSSAIRNNSVQNPLLGVLQGLPYLAPGVYANGQELFNAIGTNFNNGNNIYVLENLLTRGNLPNFVDQISITGNLGASYQFTKNFSINNKLGIDYRQGERISGRAPWSYLALATQGTAAFTGSESQATTRDLSINNVVSASYNGQAGEHTVDATVSMEYNKVHYRTSSRTQNGLDPRTYVPGSGTGYVPFSNPNFLPAVSASRLVAGTLAYFANANYDYAGKYGFSGTIRRDASYRFVGDNQWATYWSVAGRWNIDQENFMEGSTFSVLKLRASYGTNGNQNIIAAGAGSNPLLTATSIVRDQYTTPTGYGNALGSGFGYGNPRVQWEDVAQANIGLDFTLLGNKLEGTFDVYNKKTTNLFSTIPVSGIAGTYGVNGNNGTMTNRGIELGLRYNILNKDGVKFSIFANGAYNQNKINEFITNGDPEPGTTTTIAGHQLSEWYVYKYAGVNKSNGNLLFYTKDGGVTESPNVSDAQYLEVSPIPKYAGSFGFESGYKGFFLDALFTFQQGIKKFDNALYWLANPEGLGSNAVGSSNLSTDLLDAWSPSNSNSDVPNLRATNWGFSATSDYFIKDASFVKVRSVTLGYQLSKDMLRNLPITGMRVYVQAENVYTWTKWRGFDPEPITGSNLSVYPNPRMFTLGVKVDF; from the coding sequence ATGAATGTTAAATTACGTGTGTTAACGGCTGGTGTACTATTCTTTACAGGACAGTTAGCTTTTGCTCAAAAGAAAGACACTTTAGAAAAAGAAGTAAAGATTGAAGAAGTTGTTGTATTGGGGTATTCAAAAACAATTACAAAAAAGAATTCAACAGTTGCTTCTAATACTGTAAGTGATGTTTTTCTTGAGAACAGACCAAATGCCAATGTATTGACTGCTTTGCAGGGTTCTGCTCCAGGTGTTGTTATGAATGGAGGGTCAGGAAGTCCGGGCTCTGCTAAATTCAGTTTGTTAATTAGAGGAACAAGTTCAATCAATGGTAATACTGATGCTTTAATTGTTATTGATGATATTCCTTCAAACGCTTCTGAATACAGAAACTTGAATCCTAACGATATCGAATCAATGACTGTTCTAAAGGATGCTGCTGCAACTGCGATTTATGGAAACAGAGGAGCAAACGGAGTAGTGGTTATTAGAACAAAAAGAGGGAAGTTTAACACTGCACTTAAAGTGAGCTATACTGGTATGACTGGTTTATCTTTGAGGCCTCTTGATAAGTATAATCTTGCGAATACCAATGAGTATTTGGATATTATGAAGGCTTATGGGTTAACTCCAAGTACTACTACGACTCCCAATTCTTATGATATAGCATTAAAGGGTCAGGCAGCAGGTGTTGATACAGACTGGAAGAAAGTATTCTTTAAACCTGAAATGTTTCAATCTCATGATATAGCGGTTTCTGCAGGTGGAGGTAATGTAAGTTCTTATACTTCTTTTGGTTATATGGAACAAGGTGGAGCAGTTCCGACAACTGATTTTAAGAGATTTACTGCGAGATCAAATATTCAAGCTAGGTCTAAAGACGAAAAGCTAACTGTGAACTCACAGATTGGTCTTGCTTTCTCAAGAAGAAATGAATTGTTCGAAGAAACCAGCTCTGCAATTAGAAATAATTCTGTACAAAATCCACTTCTTGGAGTTCTACAGGGTTTACCTTATTTAGCTCCTGGTGTTTATGCTAATGGTCAGGAATTATTTAATGCTATTGGCACCAATTTCAATAACGGAAATAATATTTACGTATTAGAAAACTTATTGACTAGAGGTAATCTTCCAAATTTTGTTGATCAGATATCTATTACAGGTAACTTAGGTGCATCTTATCAATTTACTAAAAATTTTAGCATAAATAATAAATTAGGGATAGATTATAGACAAGGTGAAAGAATTTCAGGTAGAGCACCTTGGTCTTATTTGGCTTTAGCAACTCAGGGTACGGCTGCATTTACAGGGAGTGAATCTCAGGCAACAACCAGAGATTTGAGTATCAACAATGTGGTGTCTGCTTCATATAATGGTCAGGCTGGTGAACATACCGTAGATGCAACAGTAAGTATGGAATATAACAAAGTTCATTACAGAACAAGTTCCAGAACGCAAAATGGTCTTGATCCAAGGACATACGTTCCGGGATCCGGTACAGGATATGTGCCATTTTCAAATCCAAATTTTCTTCCTGCTGTAAGTGCATCGAGACTCGTTGCGGGGACACTCGCTTATTTTGCAAATGCTAACTATGACTATGCAGGAAAATACGGTTTCAGTGGAACTATAAGAAGAGATGCGAGTTATAGATTCGTGGGTGATAATCAATGGGCTACCTATTGGTCTGTTGCTGGTAGATGGAATATTGATCAGGAAAACTTTATGGAAGGTTCTACGTTCAGTGTTCTAAAGCTAAGAGCATCATATGGTACGAATGGTAACCAAAATATCATTGCTGCAGGAGCTGGTTCAAACCCTCTATTAACAGCTACTAGTATTGTAAGAGATCAATATACTACGCCTACAGGTTATGGAAATGCTTTAGGTTCAGGTTTTGGTTATGGAAATCCGAGAGTGCAATGGGAAGATGTGGCGCAGGCTAATATTGGATTAGACTTTACTTTATTAGGTAATAAATTAGAAGGTACATTTGATGTTTATAATAAGAAAACAACAAATCTATTCAGTACTATTCCTGTTTCTGGTATTGCTGGTACTTACGGGGTAAATGGTAATAATGGTACAATGACTAATAGAGGTATTGAACTTGGATTACGTTACAATATTCTTAACAAAGACGGTGTTAAGTTCAGTATATTTGCCAATGGTGCTTACAATCAGAACAAAATTAATGAATTTATCACAAATGGAGATCCAGAACCAGGAACAACGACTACGATTGCTGGTCACCAGCTAAGTGAGTGGTATGTTTACAAATATGCCGGTGTTAACAAGAGTAATGGGAATTTATTATTCTATACAAAAGATGGTGGAGTTACAGAATCACCAAATGTTAGCGATGCTCAATATTTAGAGGTAAGTCCTATTCCTAAATATGCAGGTAGTTTCGGTTTTGAAAGTGGATATAAAGGTTTTTTCCTTGATGCATTATTTACATTTCAACAAGGAATTAAAAAGTTTGATAATGCACTATACTGGTTAGCAAACCCAGAAGGATTAGGGTCAAATGCAGTAGGATCTTCCAACCTTTCAACTGATTTGTTGGATGCATGGAGTCCAAGTAATAGTAACAGTGATGTACCTAATCTAAGAGCAACAAATTGGGGATTTTCAGCGACCTCAGATTACTTTATAAAAGATGCTTCATTTGTTAAAGTAAGATCAGTTACTCTAGGGTACCAACTTAGTAAAGATATGTTGAGAAATTTACCTATTACAGGTATGAGAGTATATGTACAGGCTGAAAATGTTTATACATGGACAAAATGGAGAGGTTTCGACCCTGAACCTATTACAGGATCAAATTTAAGTGTTTATCCAAATCCGAGGATGTTTACATTAGGGGTAAAAGTTGATTTTTAA
- a CDS encoding S8 family serine peptidase, with product MKKYTFFLCFSFLFPIVSNAQTVEERRNIAKFSNQEGNSELAAILKKENFDRKIRLQNFITNNPTFPIIRKIGDIGIEELLDVLPNGEKIFARTTNSGAALTARAQNLYNGGSLGINIQGQNMIAGVWDGGNARNTHQEFMVGGNSKITLGDGSNFQPHPTHVAGTIAAQGIDVDVKGIAFNSSILSYDWDSDLSEMLDKASTGLLVSNHSYGTGSLSSLWFYGAYDSRAKEIDNICFNNPYYLPVIAAGNDRNNTTPPASVQINTKEGYDMIFGHANAKNAITVAAVNQVLNYVNPSNVVMSAFSSWGPSDDGRIKPDISMKGVNVLSTLSTSDTATGYMSGTSMASPGVTGVVVLLQQYYNQLYSSFMKSATVKGLILHTADEAGTTVGPDYRFGWGLINATKSAIAIRDKNSTTSTKSVIEELTLNNTATYTKTITASGTSPLKISISWTDRQAPISNNGTVDSTTKYLVNDLDIKVSKDGVDYFPWKLQGMSNTSAAATNTGTNDVDNFERVDINNPSGTYTITVTHKGNLFGNSQNFSLIATSDNLATLSTNEAIKANDTKVDFYPNPAKNYIQINEKDKDLLINIYDVSGKLVLTSKLVDNRVSISQLVKGGYIANFINKKGEIKSFKFIKE from the coding sequence ATGAAAAAATATACTTTTTTCCTATGTTTTTCGTTTTTATTTCCAATTGTTTCTAATGCACAGACAGTTGAGGAAAGAAGAAACATAGCCAAATTTTCCAATCAAGAAGGAAATTCTGAATTAGCAGCAATTTTAAAGAAGGAGAATTTTGATAGAAAAATCAGATTACAAAATTTTATAACTAATAACCCTACATTTCCAATTATTAGAAAAATTGGAGATATTGGAATTGAAGAACTCTTAGATGTTTTGCCAAACGGTGAAAAAATATTTGCAAGAACAACTAATTCTGGTGCTGCCCTCACTGCAAGAGCACAAAATTTGTATAATGGAGGAAGCTTAGGAATCAACATTCAAGGCCAAAATATGATTGCAGGTGTTTGGGATGGGGGAAATGCAAGAAATACTCATCAAGAATTTATGGTCGGCGGTAACAGTAAAATAACCCTTGGTGATGGATCAAATTTTCAGCCACATCCTACACACGTTGCAGGAACAATTGCTGCTCAGGGGATAGATGTAGATGTGAAAGGTATTGCATTTAATTCATCTATTCTCTCGTATGATTGGGATTCTGATTTAAGTGAAATGCTAGATAAAGCATCAACAGGATTATTAGTTTCTAATCACTCTTATGGAACAGGATCATTAAGCAGCTTATGGTTTTACGGAGCTTATGATTCTCGAGCTAAGGAAATTGATAATATCTGTTTTAACAATCCTTATTACCTTCCAGTTATTGCGGCAGGAAACGATCGTAATAATACGACACCTCCTGCATCAGTTCAAATTAATACTAAAGAGGGATATGACATGATTTTCGGACATGCAAATGCCAAAAATGCAATTACTGTTGCTGCAGTTAACCAGGTTTTAAATTATGTAAATCCATCTAATGTTGTAATGTCAGCATTCAGTAGTTGGGGACCTTCTGACGACGGTAGAATAAAACCAGATATTTCAATGAAAGGCGTAAATGTATTATCTACACTCTCTACATCCGATACAGCTACAGGATATATGTCTGGCACCTCAATGGCTTCACCAGGTGTAACAGGAGTTGTTGTTTTACTTCAGCAATATTATAATCAGTTATATAGTAGTTTTATGAAATCCGCAACAGTTAAAGGATTAATATTGCACACAGCAGATGAGGCCGGAACTACTGTTGGCCCTGATTATCGTTTTGGGTGGGGTCTGATAAACGCAACAAAGAGTGCAATTGCAATTCGTGATAAAAATTCTACTACAAGTACTAAAAGTGTTATTGAAGAACTTACATTAAATAATACTGCAACTTATACTAAAACTATAACTGCCAGCGGAACGAGTCCACTGAAAATTTCTATTTCATGGACTGATAGGCAAGCACCAATAAGTAATAATGGAACTGTGGATTCAACAACCAAATACCTAGTAAATGATTTAGATATAAAGGTTTCTAAGGACGGTGTTGATTATTTTCCATGGAAACTTCAGGGTATGTCAAATACTTCCGCAGCCGCTACAAATACAGGAACAAATGATGTTGACAATTTTGAGAGAGTAGATATCAATAACCCTTCCGGAACTTACACGATTACCGTTACGCATAAAGGAAACTTATTTGGGAATAGCCAAAATTTCAGTTTAATTGCTACATCTGATAATCTTGCAACTCTTTCAACTAATGAAGCAATTAAAGCAAATGATACTAAAGTTGATTTCTATCCTAACCCAGCCAAGAATTACATTCAGATTAATGAGAAAGATAAAGACTTGCTAATTAATATTTATGATGTTTCTGGGAAATTAGTATTAACTTCTAAATTAGTTGACAACAGAGTCAGCATTAGTCAATTAGTAAAAGGAGGCTATATTGCTAACTTTATCAATAAAAAAGGAGAAATTAAAAGCTTTAAATTTATTAAAGAGTAA
- the infB gene encoding translation initiation factor IF-2, translating to MPKIRLNKAVKEFNISMSRMVEFLQSKDIVVESNPNAQLDEAAYSALEAEFAKDGEQRKASHEVVISKVPEEKLEIEEYKTPEVIRAKANKPETRILGKIDLEPKKPEAVEVTPAPAPAPAPVEEKKEVVEEVKEPVKEEPKAVSETKPTPEKQEFKVLDKIDLSQIEGNRNRPAKKDKPKVEEVKAQPKAAEPVKETPKPVEKPIEKVEEKKPAPAAEEAQESQKIETVYQKLDGPKIVGEKIDLTQFAPKPNAAKKKRKRIEKPGGPNQNTGNNQQGGNNQGGQNRPQGQNGPGGNRPPGQGGPQGNRPPGQGGQNRPGGPQGNRPPGQGGQNRPAGQGGGNRFGNNNRPGQRTMPVELTDEQVKNQIKETLEKLTNKGGKSKSAKHRKDKRSYRREENERQQEADARDTSLKVTEFITVGELASLMDVSATEVISACFSLGVMVTMNQRLEADTLLLVADEFGFKIEFSDADLEEADSEEDIDTEESLVSRAPIVTVMGHVDHGKTSLLDYVRKTNVIAGESGGITQHIGAYNVKLENGQRITFLDTPGHEAFTAMRARGAQVTDIAIIVIAADDDVMPQTKEAISHAQAAGVPMIIAINKVDKPNANPDNIRQQLSGMNILVEEWGGNVQAQEISAKMGNNMDVLLEKVLLQAEMLELKANPNRAAQGVVIEASLDKGRGYVATMLVQTGTLKVGDYVVAGKNHGKVKALLDERGKNLEEAGPSIPATILGLDGAPTAGDKFRVYADESEGKTIANKREQLQRELSIRTKKHTTLEELGRRIALGEFKELNIILKGDVDGSVEALSDQLQRLSTEEISVNILHSGVGQITESDINLAAASDAIIIGFNVRAGANAKELADREEIEIRTYSIIYKAIDEVKEAMEGMLSPEIQEQVIGNVEIREVFKISKIGTIAGCMVLTGKVTRQSKVRLLRDGIVKFDGELESLKRFKDDVREVTKGYECGLNLKGYNDIEQYDILEVYEEVAVKKKLK from the coding sequence ATGCCAAAAATAAGATTAAATAAAGCGGTTAAGGAATTCAATATATCGATGTCGAGAATGGTAGAATTTTTACAGTCTAAAGATATCGTGGTTGAAAGTAATCCTAACGCTCAATTAGATGAGGCGGCATATTCTGCATTGGAAGCTGAGTTTGCCAAAGACGGCGAGCAGCGTAAGGCTTCCCATGAGGTGGTTATTTCTAAAGTTCCGGAAGAAAAACTGGAAATCGAAGAATATAAAACCCCTGAAGTAATAAGAGCTAAAGCTAATAAACCAGAAACCAGAATTTTAGGTAAAATTGATTTAGAGCCTAAAAAACCTGAAGCTGTGGAAGTAACTCCTGCTCCTGCACCTGCACCAGCTCCTGTTGAGGAGAAGAAAGAGGTTGTGGAAGAAGTGAAAGAGCCAGTGAAGGAAGAGCCAAAAGCGGTTTCTGAAACTAAACCAACACCTGAAAAGCAGGAGTTTAAAGTGTTGGACAAAATTGATTTGTCTCAGATTGAGGGAAATAGAAACAGACCTGCCAAAAAAGATAAACCTAAAGTGGAAGAGGTGAAAGCACAGCCAAAAGCTGCTGAACCTGTAAAAGAAACACCTAAACCGGTTGAAAAACCAATTGAGAAAGTGGAAGAGAAAAAACCAGCTCCTGCAGCAGAAGAGGCTCAGGAATCTCAGAAGATTGAAACGGTTTATCAAAAATTGGATGGGCCAAAAATTGTTGGTGAAAAAATTGACTTAACGCAGTTTGCGCCTAAGCCAAATGCAGCTAAGAAGAAAAGAAAAAGAATTGAAAAACCGGGTGGTCCAAACCAGAATACTGGGAATAACCAACAAGGTGGAAATAATCAGGGTGGACAAAACCGTCCTCAAGGTCAGAACGGCCCAGGTGGAAACCGTCCTCCGGGACAAGGTGGTCCTCAAGGGAACAGACCTCCGGGACAAGGCGGACAAAACCGTCCAGGTGGTCCTCAAGGAAACAGACCTCCGGGACAAGGTGGACAAAATCGTCCTGCAGGACAAGGTGGAGGAAACCGTTTTGGAAACAACAACAGACCTGGTCAGAGAACAATGCCTGTCGAATTAACCGACGAGCAAGTTAAAAACCAGATTAAGGAAACTCTTGAAAAACTAACCAATAAAGGTGGTAAATCTAAATCTGCTAAACACAGAAAAGATAAAAGATCTTACCGTAGAGAGGAGAATGAGCGTCAGCAGGAAGCCGATGCAAGAGATACATCACTAAAAGTTACAGAATTCATTACTGTCGGAGAATTGGCAAGTTTGATGGATGTAAGTGCAACTGAAGTAATTTCTGCTTGTTTCTCTCTTGGAGTAATGGTTACCATGAACCAAAGACTGGAAGCTGATACTTTACTATTGGTAGCTGACGAATTCGGATTTAAAATTGAATTCTCAGATGCTGATCTTGAAGAAGCAGATTCTGAAGAAGATATCGATACAGAAGAAAGCCTTGTTTCAAGAGCTCCGATTGTAACGGTAATGGGTCACGTTGACCACGGTAAAACTTCATTATTGGATTACGTAAGAAAAACTAACGTTATCGCAGGTGAATCTGGAGGAATTACACAGCACATCGGTGCGTACAATGTGAAACTGGAAAACGGTCAGAGAATCACATTCTTAGATACACCGGGTCACGAAGCCTTTACCGCGATGAGAGCGAGAGGTGCACAGGTTACTGATATTGCAATTATCGTAATCGCTGCCGATGATGATGTAATGCCTCAAACGAAAGAAGCAATTTCTCACGCACAGGCTGCAGGTGTACCGATGATTATTGCCATCAACAAGGTAGATAAGCCAAATGCAAACCCAGACAACATCCGTCAACAACTTTCAGGAATGAATATTCTTGTTGAAGAATGGGGTGGAAATGTACAGGCGCAGGAAATTTCTGCTAAAATGGGTAACAATATGGATGTCCTTTTAGAGAAAGTATTACTTCAGGCAGAAATGCTTGAGCTGAAAGCTAATCCTAATCGTGCTGCACAAGGAGTTGTGATTGAAGCTTCTTTAGATAAAGGTAGAGGGTATGTAGCAACAATGTTGGTACAGACCGGAACTTTAAAAGTTGGAGATTATGTAGTAGCAGGTAAAAACCACGGTAAAGTAAAAGCTTTGCTTGACGAAAGAGGGAAAAACCTTGAAGAAGCAGGTCCATCTATTCCGGCAACGATCTTAGGTCTTGACGGAGCACCAACAGCAGGTGATAAATTCAGAGTATATGCTGACGAAAGTGAAGGTAAAACTATCGCTAACAAAAGAGAGCAGTTACAAAGAGAACTTTCTATCAGAACCAAGAAACATACGACACTTGAAGAATTGGGTAGACGTATTGCTCTAGGAGAATTCAAAGAATTGAATATTATCCTGAAAGGTGACGTGGATGGTTCAGTAGAAGCGCTTTCTGATCAGTTACAAAGATTATCAACAGAAGAGATCAGTGTAAACATTCTTCACTCAGGTGTAGGACAGATTACTGAATCTGATATCAACCTAGCTGCAGCTTCAGATGCAATTATCATCGGATTCAACGTAAGAGCCGGTGCTAATGCAAAAGAATTGGCAGATCGTGAAGAAATCGAGATCAGAACATATTCTATTATCTATAAAGCAATCGATGAGGTAAAAGAAGCGATGGAGGGAATGCTTTCTCCGGAGATTCAGGAGCAGGTAATCGGTAATGTAGAAATCCGTGAAGTCTTCAAGATTTCTAAGATCGGTACTATTGCAGGTTGTATGGTTCTTACCGGAAAAGTAACAAGACAGTCGAAAGTAAGATTACTAAGAGACGGTATTGTGAAATTCGACGGTGAACTTGAAAGTTTAAAACGTTTCAAAGACGATGTAAGAGAAGTTACAAAAGGCTACGAATGCGGATTGAACCTGAAAGGTTACAACGACATCGAACAGTACGACATTCTTGAAGTATACGAAGAAGTTGCTGTGAAGAAGAAATTGAAATAA